GCTATAGTTCAAAAGATTTTTTCCTGCATCCAACGAGGGGCCTTTCGGCCCGGCAAAATGTTGTCCGGGCAGTCCGTTACCTTATTTTAACGTGATTCGAAAACACTGATATCTGGAAGGCCATTGAACAACCGGAACGCTTTTGTCTTTTTACTTACGTTTTTTCTTGTCGGTGTGACTGGTCTTGTTTTTTTTCCGTCATGCAGTTGGGCTGCAACGGACAGCAACGACGCTATCATTGTCAAAAAAATTGTCTTCGAAGGGAATCGCCGGATTGATATCAGTACGATCCGGGACAAGGTCCACACCCATGTCGGAGATATTTACTCCGACTCTTCCGTCCGGGCGGATCTCAAAAATCTCTATGTGACCGGATATTTCTCCCAGATCCGGATCTATGCGGAGGGCTATGAGGGCGGAATCAAGTTGATCTATGTCCTGACCGAACGACCGACGATCGAGAAAATCTCCTTTGTCGGGAATTCGGCAAAGTCCTCGTCCGATCTCCGGAAAAAACTGACGCTCCTTCCGGCCTCTTTTTACGATGGCAACCAGGTGCATGAAAATGTCGAACGCATCAAGGCTGTCTATCGGAAAGCCGGATATTATAACTCCCAGGTCATTCCCCTCTTGAAGCGCCTCGGACGCAAGAAAGTCCAGCTGATTTTCCTGATCCGCGAAGGGGGGCAGACCAAGATCCGGGAAGTCGATTTTTCGGGCAACAGAAAGTTTCCGTCAACCATCCTGCAGAAACAGATCAAGACCAAGCCATACTTCTGGCTGACAAGCTGGTGGACGGATGCAGGGATCTACAAAAAAACCGAAGTGGCCAAGGATATTGACCGTCTTCGCAATTTTTACCTGAATCACGGATACATCAATGTCGGGATCGGGCAACCGAAGATTTCTTTCTTCAATCACAAAAAGTCGATGCGGGTGACCTTTCCGATCCAGGAGGGCAAGCAGTTCCGGATCGGTTCGGTCAATGTGACGGGAAACAAGCTTTTTTCCCGCAAGCGACTCATGAAAGAAATCAAGATGAAGCCCCCGAAAGTCTTTTCCCGGAAGCTTCTCCAGCAGGATATCACAACGTTGACGAAGCTTTATGGACACAAGGGGTATGCGTTTGCGATCGTTACGCCCCAAGTTGTGCCGGATCTCGACAAAAGGACTGTCGCCCTGACGTATTCCGTCACGGAAGGCGGCCTTGTGCATATTCGCCGGATCAATATCGCGGGGAACGAGCTCACCCGCGATAAAGTGATCCGCCGTGTCCTGGGAGTCCAGGAGTCGGACATCATGGATACCAGCGCCCTGCAGGACAGCTACCGGAATCTCCAGAATCTGGGCTTTTTTTCCAATGTGCAGATCGTTCCCCAGCAGGTCGGAAAAAATCTGGTCGATCTGAATGTGAAAGTGAAGGAAAAGCCCACGGGAACCTTTTCCCTTGGCGGTGGTTACAGTACCCTGTTTGGCGTCATGGGTATGGCAACGATCGCACAGAACAACATTTTCGGGACGGGGGACTCGGTGTCTCTGTCCGGCGAGCTGGGCGGGTTTATCACGATGTACTCCCTGACGATCACCGACCCGTGGTTCATGGATACCCCGACGGCGGCCTCGCTCTCCTTCTTTGACACGTTTATGGACTACTTTACTTATTGGAACAGCGCAATAGGCGGTTCGGTGACCCTGACGCGTCGTTTCGGCTATTATTTTTCAACGAGCCTTTCCTGGCTCCTGGAGTCCGAGCAGATTTTCCTGGTCGCTCCGACGGTCCAGCAGGTGCAGCAGGCCCCCATTCTGGCTCCTTTTATCCAGCAAGTCGGTTACTGGACCCAGACCGGACCCTCGATCGGCATTTCCTATGACCGCAGGGACAATTACATGAACCCGCATTCCGGGTATCACCTGTGGGGCAATCTCGGTGTTTACGGAGGAACGTTCGGAGGAGACACTTCCTTCTATTCGGCCACCGGGAACGGGACTCTCTATCTGCCGGTCACCCAAAGGACGACATTGTCTTTCCATGTGGCGATCGGCGATGAGGAACCTCTTGGCCCGGATGGTTTTATCCCGGTCTGGGACCGGTTCTATGTCGGCGGTATTTACTCAAACCGGGGGTATAATTTCGGTTTTGCCGGTCCGATGCCCTTCGGTTATCTTGTTGGAGGAAACAAGGAACTGATTTTCAACATGGACTATACATGGCCGATTTTTCCAAAGTTCGGCTTCTACGGCGATGTCTTTTTCGACGATTCGGGAGAATACCTTCCGGGTCAACCCATTACTTTAAGCGGTTTTGCCTGGCCAGCAACCGGTTTCGGTATCATGTGGAATTCGCCCATGGGACCGTTGACACTCGATCTGGGTTGGCCACTTGTGAACAATGCCCAGATGCAGGCTTTCCCGGGGAACTACCCGGGCCCCGTCGTCAACTTCGAGATGGGTTCCCTCTATGGAGGGTGACAAGTCGCTGCAAAAAAGCCTGTGTTTCTATCGTTCCGATTCTTACATCCGTCATTTGACAGGAAAGGGTACTTCATGAACTTCGAACGGAAATCTATCAAGCCTTTGGTTTTTGCGGTGATGATTGCAGTGGGACTCCTGTTTTCAGGATCTTTTCGTTCGGCAGAGGCTTCGGACGTGGTCGGTGTCGTCGATGTTCTGAAAGCATTCCGCCAGACGGATCTGGGAAAATCCATCCAGTCCCACCTGAAAGAATTTGAAAAGAAAAAAGCGGAAGGGATCCAGGCCGAACGGCACGAGCTGCAGGCGGAACAAAAAAGGATTCAGCAGCAGATGGGTGTGATCAGCAAGGATGCATTGAAGGCAAAGGAATTATCCTTTCAGCAAAAAGTTCAGGATTACCGGAAGAAGCTTCAGAAAATCCAGACCGAAGTGGCGTCAGAAAACGCAGTGGAAATCCGGAAGTTTCTGGATGCCCTGTCTCATGCGACCGTGGCGGTCGGGAAGAGGTATGGGTTTCAGGTCGTTCTGGCCCAGCATCCTATCCGCATCCCGATGGGCCCTCAACCTCCCTCCTTTTCCTCTCCCCGGATCCTTTATATGAATCCAAAGGCCGATTTGACGGAGTCCGTCATTCAGTACATCAACAAGAATAATCCGGTTGGAAACGGGCAATGATTCTTTCCGAGATCGCTTCCCTCGTCGGAGGACATCTCACAGGACCGGAATCCGCTTTTGACAAACAGATTCTGGGGGTCCGCTCGATGCAGGAGGCCGGACCCCAGGATCTGACTTTTCTTGCCAACCCCAAGTATCGTCCGGAGCTGCCCAAAATTCAGGCCGGGGCCATTCTTCTTGCCGAACCCTTCCCGGGGCTCTCCACTCCTCAAGTCGTTGTGTCCGATCCCTATCTTGCTCTTGCCCGCGTCATGCAGGTTTTTTACCCTTTGCCCTCTCCCCGACAGGGAGTCCATCCCCAGGCCCACATCTCCGGGAATGTCTCTCTTGAAGAACCGGTTGAGGTGGGACCCGCAGCGGTTATTCAGGAGGGAAGCCGGATCGGCGCCGGAACGGTCATCGGTCCGGGAGTTTTTATCGGCGCTCGCGTTGTGATCGGCAAAGGCTGCTTCCTCCATCCTGGGGTGGTCGTTCGGGAGGATTGTCGTATCGGAAACAGAGTGATTATACAACCCAATGCCGTGATCGGTTCGGACGGTTTCGGATATGCGGCGGATCCCCAGGGCCATCGCCATAAAATTCCGCAGATCGGACGGGTGACGATTGGAGATGATGTCGAAATCGGGGCAAATACCACGATCGATCGGGCAACGTTTGGGGAGACGGTGATCGGCGCCGGAACGAAAATCGACAATCTTGTCCAGATTGCCCATAATGTCCGCATCGGAGAAGATTGTGTCATTGTTGCCCAGGCCGGTATTTCCGGATCCAGTCGCCTTGGCCATCGGGTGATCCTGGCCGGTCAGGCGGGTGTGGTGGGCCATATCGAAATCGGGAGCGACTCGATGATTGGCGCCCAATCCGGGGTCGCCAGAAGCCTGCCGGAAAAATCGCGTGTTTCGGGTTCGCCGGCCATTTCCCATAAACTGTGGCTTCGTATACAGACCATTCTGGGAGATCTCCCCGGAATTCTGGGAAGACTCCGTTCGCTTGAGAGAAAGGGGGGAACACCCGGTGACCCTGCTGAAGGAAGGGACGATCATGAATGATGTGTCATCCGGGCTGAATATTCAGGAGATCCTGGACATTCTTCCTCACCGGTATCCGTTTCTTCTGGTCGACAGGATCCTCGAAGTGGAGCCAGGAAAACGGATTGTCGGTGTCAAAAACGTCACGATGAATGAACCGTTTTTTGTCGGCCATTTTCCGGGATTTCCCATCATGCCGGGCGTTCTTCTGATCGAAGCCATGGCACAGGTGGGAGGGATCCTGGCGATTTGCTCCGGACAGGAGAAGACCGGTTGCATCCCCTACTTCATGGGGATTGACCGCGCGCGTTTTCGTCACCCGGCGGGCCCCGGAGATACGCTCGTCATCTCGTTGACCACACGGAACGTCCGAGGAAGCTCCTGGAAGATGGAAGGGGAAATCCACGTCGGCGAAAAACGGATCTGTGAAGCAGAGATCATGGCCATGATCCGTCCCGCTCCGCCGAAGCAGACAAAAAAGGATGTGTCTCCGGAGGAAAACGCGTGAGCCGGTCGGAGTCTCGTGTGACGGGAGAGGCCGGGGAGGGGGAGATTTTTATACACCCCTCCGCCGAAGTGTCGCCGGAGGTTGAGTTGGGTCCAGGGGTTTATATTGGTCCTTTCTGTGTCCTGAAAGGGAAGATCACGGTCGGCTCCGGAACCCGGTTTCTATCCCATGTCGTGATCGATGGAAACACGACCATCGGCAAAGAGAATCTCTTCTATCCCTTTTCTTCTGCCGGTCTCCCCCCCCAGGACCTCAAATACCGGGGAGAGCCGAGCCGCGTCGTGATCGGGGACCGAAACACCATTCGCGAATCTGTCACCATTCACCGGGGAACCGAGGGCGGTGGAATGCTGACGCGCATTGGGGACCAGAATCTTCTGATGGCCAATTGCCATGTCGCCCACGATTGCCATCTGGGGTCGCGGATCGTGATGGCAAATGCGGCCAATCTTGCCGGACATATCATCATCGAGGACGGGGCCATTATCGGGGGGCTTACCGGAATTCACCAGTTCGTCCGGATCGGTACTCTTTCGATGGTCGGAGGGATGAGCGGTGTCCCGAAGGATGTTCCCCCCTATGTCTGGGCTTCGGGAAATCGCGCCTATCTGTATGGGCTGAACCTGGAAGGTCTGAAACGGGCCCGACTGTCTCCGGATACGATCACCCTTCTGAAAAAGGCTTACCAGATTCTCTTTCGATCTTCCTTGCCCCAGAAAGAAGCGCTCGACAAAGTCCGGAAAGAAATCCCGTCCGGTCCTGAAATCGATCATCTGGTCGAATTTGTCGAAAAATCCGGACGAGGAGTCCTGACGGCCCCGAAAACGAGTTCCCGTGAAAATCATTCCGGTGAAAACTGATAAAAAGCCATATTCTTACGGACATATAGAGCCTCAGAGCGCATCCGTTTCCTCCGTTCACGATTTTCCCCCTCCCGGGCCGATCGGTCTTGTTGCGGGGAATGGTCTGTTTCCCAATCTTTTTCTGGACTCCGCCCGAAAAAAAGGGTATGAGGTGATCGTCGTCGCCCATCGGGGTGAGACCGATCCCTCGGTGGAGTCTTTCGGGGCGCCGGTGCGCTGGATTCGTGTCGGACAACTTGAACCCATCTTCAAGACGTTCCATGAACATGGTGTGAAAGCCGCCGCGTTTGCGGGAGGAATCAAAAAACCCCGCCTTTTCGATCTCCGGCCGGACTGGCGAGGTGTACGAATCCTGGCCAGGGTGGCGGTCAATCATGACGATCAGGTTTTGCGGGCGTTGGCTGATGAGTTCGAGCAGGAGTCCATTCGGATTGTTCCCTCCACCTGGCTTCTTCCGGAACTGACGACCCCGGAAGGGGTCCTGGGTGTCCACCATCCCACGAATGCGGAAAGAGAAGACATCCGAATCGGACTCGAAGCGGGAAAGGTTTTGGGGACGCTTGATGTCGGCCAGTGTGTTGTGGTGAAGGAAAAGGTGATTCTGGCTCTGGAAGCGATTGAAGGAACCGATGAGACGATCCGCCGGGGCGCCCGTTTTTCTTCCCCGGGGATTGTTGTCGTGAAAATGGCCAAACCCGGTCAGGATTTGCGGTTTGATCTCCCTTCGGTCGGGATGAAGACACTGGAGCTCATGGCCGAAGTCGGGGGTCGGGTTCTGGCACTGGAAGCCGGAAAGTCTCTGATCCTGGACACGGGGCATTTTCTGGAGACGGCAGACCGGTATGGTATTTGTGTTCTGGGGGTCACATGGGATTGAAGGTCGGAGTTGTCGGAGTCGGTTATCTGGGGCAGCATCATGCAAGAGTCCTGTCGGAGCTGTCTGACGTCGAAATGGTGGGAGTGTACGATGTCGATCCCGGACGGGCGGAGGAAGTGGCGTCCCGCATCAGGGTCCGGGCCCATTCCTCCATCGCCTCCCTGGTCAGGGAGTGTGATGCTGTTTCCGTTGTTACCCCCACCCTGTATCATCTGCCCGTGATCGAAGAGATCTTTTCCATCGCTTCTCCCCATGTCTTTCTGGAAAAGCCGATCGCCGACACGCGGGAAAATGGCCAGCGTATCATCGATCTCACGAAAAAAAAGAATGTCCTTTTGCAAATCGGTCATATCGAACGGTTTAACCCCGGGCTGGAAGCCATTCTTGAGTCCCGTCCCAGACCAGCGTATATCGAAGCCCAGAGATTGTCGGCCTTCGGTCTTCGGGGAACGGACGTCCCCGTCGTGGTTGACCTGATGATTCACGATATCGACATCATCCTGACACTCGTGAACTCGCCTATTTCAACGATGCGCGTGGTGGGAACACCGGTCATCACTCCTCATATCGATATTGCCAACGCCTGGATCGAGTTTGAGAACGGCTGTCTCGCCCAGGTTCTGGGAAGTCGGGTTTCAATGGAAAAACTCCGGAAGTTCCGGGTGTTCGACCGGGAAGGCCGGTATTTTTCACTGAACTTCGACACCCGAGAACTTTCGGAAGCCAAGGTCTCTTTGAACCCGGGCTCCCTTCCCCAAATTGAACGGGGAAAACGCGTGTTCGAAGCGGAAGAACCTCTGAAAAAAGAATTGCGCTCTTTTGTGGATGCAATTCGGCAGGGAAGAACGGTCAAGGTGTCCGGAGAGGATGGTCTTCGGGCCCTCGAAGTCGCTCTCGAAGTCAATCGCCTCGCGGAAGAAAGTCTGAAACGGTTTCAGCAGATTCCATCAGACTGAAACGACGATGGCTGGACGTGATGATCGAGGAGAAGCGGAGAAGGGGGAAAAAAAGCTTCTGATCGTGGCCGGAGAGACTTCGGGAGATCAGCATGGAGCCCACCTTCTGTCGGCCCTGAAAGAACGGGATCCGACGGTTGAGGTCTGGTCTGTCGGCGGGGAAAAGCTTCGACGAGCCGGGGCGCGACAGATCGTTGGAATCGAAAGACTCTCTGTCATCGGGCTTTTGGAGGTCTTCAAAAAAGCGGGAGTCATTGTGTCCGCTTTCCGGGCCGTCCTCCGGAAGGTGGACGAGGAAAAAATCCGGACGGCGGTCCTGATCGATTTTCCGGACTTCAACCTTCGTTTGGCAAAAGCTCTCAAAAAACGGGGCGTTCGGGTTCTTTACTACATCAGCCCTCAGGTCTGGGCCTGGCGCAAGGGCAGAATCCACCAGATTCGCCGGGATGTCAATCACATGTTCGTCATTTTTCCCTTCGAAAAGGAGATGTACGAGGAGGCTGGCGTTCCTGTCTCGTACATCGGACATCCTCTTCTGGACGAACCTTTTCCGACCGAATCTCCGGAAGACCTTCAGAGGAGGTTTTTTCCGGACTTCTCTCAGAAGGAAAAAAGACTTCTTTTGTTCTGGGGCTTCTGCCCGGAAGCCGCGAGTCGGAAGTCACGCGCCTCTATCCTCGGATGCTCGAGGCAGTGGAACGTCTTCGACCGGATTTTCCGGATATCCGCATCCTGGTTCCCCAGGCCCCGGGTCTCGACGACCGGTTATTCCTCGAACATGAAGCAACCTATGTCTGGACAAAGGATTATGGCCATTTTCAAAGAATCAGGGGAAAATTCCGGGAAACCGTCAAGGCCTGTGACCTTGTGGTTCTGGCTTCGGGAACGGCCACCCTTGAAACCGCTCTTCTGGGTGTGCCAATGGTCATCGTTTACGTCATGAATCCGTTGACTTATCTTCTGGCCCGGAAACTGGTTCGAGTGCCGGCCATCGGCATGGTGAACCTAATTGCCGGAAAAACGGTCATGCCCGAATTGATCCAGGAAGCGGCCACACCTGCAAATATGGAAAAGACTGTTCGGGAGATTCTTTCCGATTCGAACCGGCTCCAAGAGATGAAAAACACGTTATGGACCGTGCGGGAAAAAGTGGGGGAGGCAGGAGCCTCAAAGGTGTTGGCGGAAGGGGTGATGAAGTTTTTTAATCATTCCACAAACTGATATTTTCTCCTGATAAGGATAGTAAGGTGAGTCGAAAATGATTTCGGTTGTCATCCCTTTTTTTCGATCCGGTGAACTTCTTGGGGAGGCAATAGAATCTGTTTTCAATCAGACAGAAAAAGACTGGGAGCTGATTCTGGTCGATAACAATGCTTCTGATGAAACGAGACTCGTTGCAGAGAAATATTTAAAAAAAAATTCCGACAGAATCCGCCTTGTTCATGAACCCCGCCAAGGGAATGCTTTTGCTCGAAATTTAGGAATAATCAGTGCCGTAGGAGATTATATTGCTTTTTTGGATGATGACGACATCATGTATCCAAATCGGTTAAAACTCCAAAAATCGGCACTTGAAAATCAACCCCATGCTTCATTAGTTTTTGGATTCGTTGACAGAGTTTCACAGGATAACCAAAAAATTTTATTGCATGGTGACCAATCTTCCTCTTTTGTTCATTTTAGAAAATGTTCTCCAGAAGTTCAAAAAATAGTTCGACTTAATTTTCCTGATCCGCCGCCATCGACATTTTTCTTCTCAAAAAAAATACTCAACAAGACAGGCTATTTTGACACACATCTAACGCCATTTTTTGGGGAGGATACAGATTTTTGTTTAAGTATGTATCAAAATGGGGACTTTCTAGAGGTTAACGAACCTATCATCCGATTTAGGATGCCGTCATCGGAGTTTTTAAAAAAGAAAAGAAAAAAATCCTTAAGTCGTTACCGAATGATCAAAAACCAAGATTATTTTTATACGAAAGTTATAAAGCATATTCAGAAGAAAAACCTTTTGGAAGATCCAGAAATTCAGAATGCATTATCAATATGGAAAGCCCGATGGTTAAAGGAACTGGGTATGTCTTTTTTAGGTCTTAAAAATGGGGTTTCTTTTGGTCGAAAACTTCTTGTGAAATCTTTTAAGGAAAACCCAAAAGACTTCTCGGTTCTTCGTCATTTTCTTCGATCGTTGAGAAGTTACAAAAAAAGATATTTGAAATATGGGGATATTCAAATAAATGATGAAGTAATGGAACAAGAAATAGAGTTTTTGATAATAGAAAATCTTTTTACAGGTAAACATTTGTGTGAGTTTTGTGAATTAAGTTAACATAGTAACCTTTTAATCTTAAGGAATATATAAAAGGCTTTTTTATGATTTTTTTCTGGAAAGACCCTGTCTACTTAAGAATCCGGAAGAGGATCCACGGTTGGATCCATCCCTATCGGTCATTGATCATTGGCGGGATCCTGATGGCTTTTATCAGCGGAGGGGTTTCCAGCGGGGTCCCGATTCTTCTTAAAGAGCTTATCGATAAAGTCTTTGCGAAAAAAGATCCGCAACTTCTATTTGTCCTTCCATTGTCCTTTTTTGTTCTTTTTTCCGTCAAGGGATTCACCGGTTTTTTTCAGGCCTACCTGTTAAAAAAAGCGGCTCTCTTCATGATCAGCGATGTGAGACAGTCCCTGTTTGAGCATCTGATCCGGATGCCATTGGCATCTTTCGGAAAGGAAGGGACAGGTCATCTGATGTCGAGAGTGACGAATGATACTTATATTTTACAGGGCGGGGTTGCAGAAATTATTCGGGATCTTCTTCGCAATTCTTTCACGGCTGTCGGCATGCTGGTCGCTTTATTGTACATCGACTATAAACTGACGATTTTTGTCCTCTTGGCTGTTCCGCTGACACTCATTCCTATCCGCAAGATCGGAAAAAAACTCCGGATGGTCTCCCGAAGGACACAAGAGAGTTACGGAGACGTGAACCAGCATCTCTCCGAAACCTTGTCGGCTATCCGGTTGATCAAGTCCGTCGCTTCGGAAGAAAAAGAAATCCGTCAATTCCGGGAGTTTTCCCAAGCATATGCAAAATCTCAGTTCCGGTCGGCGAAATACGAAAACCTCCTCTCTCCCATCATGGAATCCATTGGTGCACTGGGAATCGGACTGGCCGTTTGGCTTGGTGGATATTCCGTGATTCATGGACACCTGACTTTAGGGACCCTGGTCGGGTTTTTGACGGCCGCCCAGATGCTCTATCAACCCATCAAAGGTCTGGCGAATTCTCAGGCAGGAATTCAGCAATCCCTGGCGGCGGCGGAGCGGATTGCCGAAGTTCTTGAGCGTCCTCTTGAAGAAATGAATGTGGCACGATCCGGCTGGACCGTGTCCCGTCTTGAAAAATCCCTCGAGTTCCGCAATGTGTCTTTTCGTTATCCAGTTTCGTCCTCGATAACACTTGAAAACATCTCTTTGTCCATCCCGTCCGGAGATTTTGTGGCCATTGTCGGTCCGTCCGGTTCCGGAAAAAGCACTCTGGTCAACCTGATTCCGTTGTTCTACCATCCAACGGAAGGGGAGATCCTGTGGGATGGAAAGAATCTTCAGGATGCGGATATTCGTTCGCTCCGAAATGCCATCGGCATGGTCACCCAGGATGTTATCCTCATGAATCAGTCGGTCCGGGAAAATCTCCTCTATGGACTGGACCGTCCAGTTTCTCGGTTGGAGCTGGAAGAAGCGACAAAGGTTGCGAATGCTTTTGGATTCATTTCTTCCCTTCCGGACGGGTTTGAGACACGGGTTGGAGAGAAAGGCGTCTTTTTGTCGGGCGGAGAGCGCCAACGCCTCGCTCTGGCGCGGGTTGTCCTCCGGGATCCGACCCTTCTGATCCTGGATGAAGCGACCAGCGCTCTGGACACAGAATCCGAGTACGCCATTCAAAAAGCTCTGGAAGTCATCATGAAAAACAGGACGACCATCGTGATCGCCCATCGTCTGTCAACGATCCGGACCGCCCGCAAGGTCTATGTTCTGGACAAGGGCAAGATTGTCGAGGAAGGATCACATGAAGAGTTGATGCGGACAGACGGGGGCCGATACCAGAAGTTTTTGAATCTCTCCCTGGGACTTGCCCCCGATCCGGGCGAGAACAGCCCAAAACGGTCCGAATGAGATC
The sequence above is drawn from the Leptospirillum ferriphilum ML-04 genome and encodes:
- a CDS encoding ABC transporter ATP-binding protein; the encoded protein is MIFFWKDPVYLRIRKRIHGWIHPYRSLIIGGILMAFISGGVSSGVPILLKELIDKVFAKKDPQLLFVLPLSFFVLFSVKGFTGFFQAYLLKKAALFMISDVRQSLFEHLIRMPLASFGKEGTGHLMSRVTNDTYILQGGVAEIIRDLLRNSFTAVGMLVALLYIDYKLTIFVLLAVPLTLIPIRKIGKKLRMVSRRTQESYGDVNQHLSETLSAIRLIKSVASEEKEIRQFREFSQAYAKSQFRSAKYENLLSPIMESIGALGIGLAVWLGGYSVIHGHLTLGTLVGFLTAAQMLYQPIKGLANSQAGIQQSLAAAERIAEVLERPLEEMNVARSGWTVSRLEKSLEFRNVSFRYPVSSSITLENISLSIPSGDFVAIVGPSGSGKSTLVNLIPLFYHPTEGEILWDGKNLQDADIRSLRNAIGMVTQDVILMNQSVRENLLYGLDRPVSRLELEEATKVANAFGFISSLPDGFETRVGEKGVFLSGGERQRLALARVVLRDPTLLILDEATSALDTESEYAIQKALEVIMKNRTTIVIAHRLSTIRTARKVYVLDKGKIVEEGSHEELMRTDGGRYQKFLNLSLGLAPDPGENSPKRSE
- the fabZ gene encoding 3-hydroxyacyl-ACP dehydratase FabZ, with product MNDVSSGLNIQEILDILPHRYPFLLVDRILEVEPGKRIVGVKNVTMNEPFFVGHFPGFPIMPGVLLIEAMAQVGGILAICSGQEKTGCIPYFMGIDRARFRHPAGPGDTLVISLTTRNVRGSSWKMEGEIHVGEKRICEAEIMAMIRPAPPKQTKKDVSPEENA
- a CDS encoding Gfo/Idh/MocA family protein, with the protein product MGLKVGVVGVGYLGQHHARVLSELSDVEMVGVYDVDPGRAEEVASRIRVRAHSSIASLVRECDAVSVVTPTLYHLPVIEEIFSIASPHVFLEKPIADTRENGQRIIDLTKKKNVLLQIGHIERFNPGLEAILESRPRPAYIEAQRLSAFGLRGTDVPVVVDLMIHDIDIILTLVNSPISTMRVVGTPVITPHIDIANAWIEFENGCLAQVLGSRVSMEKLRKFRVFDREGRYFSLNFDTRELSEAKVSLNPGSLPQIERGKRVFEAEEPLKKELRSFVDAIRQGRTVKVSGEDGLRALEVALEVNRLAEESLKRFQQIPSD
- the bamA gene encoding outer membrane protein assembly factor BamA, with protein sequence MNNRNAFVFLLTFFLVGVTGLVFFPSCSWAATDSNDAIIVKKIVFEGNRRIDISTIRDKVHTHVGDIYSDSSVRADLKNLYVTGYFSQIRIYAEGYEGGIKLIYVLTERPTIEKISFVGNSAKSSSDLRKKLTLLPASFYDGNQVHENVERIKAVYRKAGYYNSQVIPLLKRLGRKKVQLIFLIREGGQTKIREVDFSGNRKFPSTILQKQIKTKPYFWLTSWWTDAGIYKKTEVAKDIDRLRNFYLNHGYINVGIGQPKISFFNHKKSMRVTFPIQEGKQFRIGSVNVTGNKLFSRKRLMKEIKMKPPKVFSRKLLQQDITTLTKLYGHKGYAFAIVTPQVVPDLDKRTVALTYSVTEGGLVHIRRINIAGNELTRDKVIRRVLGVQESDIMDTSALQDSYRNLQNLGFFSNVQIVPQQVGKNLVDLNVKVKEKPTGTFSLGGGYSTLFGVMGMATIAQNNIFGTGDSVSLSGELGGFITMYSLTITDPWFMDTPTAASLSFFDTFMDYFTYWNSAIGGSVTLTRRFGYYFSTSLSWLLESEQIFLVAPTVQQVQQAPILAPFIQQVGYWTQTGPSIGISYDRRDNYMNPHSGYHLWGNLGVYGGTFGGDTSFYSATGNGTLYLPVTQRTTLSFHVAIGDEEPLGPDGFIPVWDRFYVGGIYSNRGYNFGFAGPMPFGYLVGGNKELIFNMDYTWPIFPKFGFYGDVFFDDSGEYLPGQPITLSGFAWPATGFGIMWNSPMGPLTLDLGWPLVNNAQMQAFPGNYPGPVVNFEMGSLYGG
- a CDS encoding glycosyltransferase family 2 protein, with translation MISVVIPFFRSGELLGEAIESVFNQTEKDWELILVDNNASDETRLVAEKYLKKNSDRIRLVHEPRQGNAFARNLGIISAVGDYIAFLDDDDIMYPNRLKLQKSALENQPHASLVFGFVDRVSQDNQKILLHGDQSSSFVHFRKCSPEVQKIVRLNFPDPPPSTFFFSKKILNKTGYFDTHLTPFFGEDTDFCLSMYQNGDFLEVNEPIIRFRMPSSEFLKKKRKKSLSRYRMIKNQDYFYTKVIKHIQKKNLLEDPEIQNALSIWKARWLKELGMSFLGLKNGVSFGRKLLVKSFKENPKDFSVLRHFLRSLRSYKKRYLKYGDIQINDEVMEQEIEFLIIENLFTGKHLCEFCELS
- the lpxD gene encoding UDP-3-O-(3-hydroxymyristoyl)glucosamine N-acyltransferase; translation: MILSEIASLVGGHLTGPESAFDKQILGVRSMQEAGPQDLTFLANPKYRPELPKIQAGAILLAEPFPGLSTPQVVVSDPYLALARVMQVFYPLPSPRQGVHPQAHISGNVSLEEPVEVGPAAVIQEGSRIGAGTVIGPGVFIGARVVIGKGCFLHPGVVVREDCRIGNRVIIQPNAVIGSDGFGYAADPQGHRHKIPQIGRVTIGDDVEIGANTTIDRATFGETVIGAGTKIDNLVQIAHNVRIGEDCVIVAQAGISGSSRLGHRVILAGQAGVVGHIEIGSDSMIGAQSGVARSLPEKSRVSGSPAISHKLWLRIQTILGDLPGILGRLRSLERKGGTPGDPAEGRDDHE
- a CDS encoding OmpH family outer membrane protein, which gives rise to MNFERKSIKPLVFAVMIAVGLLFSGSFRSAEASDVVGVVDVLKAFRQTDLGKSIQSHLKEFEKKKAEGIQAERHELQAEQKRIQQQMGVISKDALKAKELSFQQKVQDYRKKLQKIQTEVASENAVEIRKFLDALSHATVAVGKRYGFQVVLAQHPIRIPMGPQPPSFSSPRILYMNPKADLTESVIQYINKNNPVGNGQ
- a CDS encoding LpxI family protein translates to MKTDKKPYSYGHIEPQSASVSSVHDFPPPGPIGLVAGNGLFPNLFLDSARKKGYEVIVVAHRGETDPSVESFGAPVRWIRVGQLEPIFKTFHEHGVKAAAFAGGIKKPRLFDLRPDWRGVRILARVAVNHDDQVLRALADEFEQESIRIVPSTWLLPELTTPEGVLGVHHPTNAEREDIRIGLEAGKVLGTLDVGQCVVVKEKVILALEAIEGTDETIRRGARFSSPGIVVVKMAKPGQDLRFDLPSVGMKTLELMAEVGGRVLALEAGKSLILDTGHFLETADRYGICVLGVTWD
- the lpxA gene encoding acyl-ACP--UDP-N-acetylglucosamine O-acyltransferase; amino-acid sequence: MSRSESRVTGEAGEGEIFIHPSAEVSPEVELGPGVYIGPFCVLKGKITVGSGTRFLSHVVIDGNTTIGKENLFYPFSSAGLPPQDLKYRGEPSRVVIGDRNTIRESVTIHRGTEGGGMLTRIGDQNLLMANCHVAHDCHLGSRIVMANAANLAGHIIIEDGAIIGGLTGIHQFVRIGTLSMVGGMSGVPKDVPPYVWASGNRAYLYGLNLEGLKRARLSPDTITLLKKAYQILFRSSLPQKEALDKVRKEIPSGPEIDHLVEFVEKSGRGVLTAPKTSSRENHSGEN